One Halarcobacter ebronensis genomic window carries:
- a CDS encoding tRNA (cytidine(34)-2'-O)-methyltransferase, which produces MFNIVLLEPRIPGNVGTIGRLAFAMNCTLHLIKPYGFGEITEKEVRRAGLDYWFDLDVREYENIEDFWSKNPLNNRHFFATTKTKQVYFDMKFEVGDYLYFGREDAGLPEDLLAKNEKNCITIPMTNSARSLNMANSVSIVAYEALRQNFKEFK; this is translated from the coding sequence ATGTTTAATATAGTATTATTAGAGCCAAGAATTCCTGGAAATGTAGGAACAATTGGTAGACTTGCTTTTGCGATGAATTGTACTTTGCACTTGATAAAACCTTATGGTTTTGGTGAAATTACAGAAAAAGAAGTAAGACGTGCGGGGCTTGATTACTGGTTTGATTTGGATGTTAGAGAGTATGAAAATATTGAGGATTTTTGGTCAAAAAATCCTTTAAACAATAGACACTTTTTTGCTACAACAAAAACAAAACAGGTCTATTTTGATATGAAATTTGAAGTTGGAGATTATCTCTATTTTGGAAGAGAAGATGCAGGTCTTCCAGAAGATTTGCTTGCAAAAAATGAGAAAAATTGTATTACAATTCCTATGACAAATAGTGCAAGAAGTTTAAATATGGCAAATTCAGTGTCAATTGTGGCTTATGAGGCGTTAAGGCAAAATTTTAAAGAGTTTAAATAA
- the purU gene encoding formyltetrahydrofolate deformylase has protein sequence MKEYILLIDTIDAKGLVYNISKILFANHLNIEQNAEFVDKDTNKFFMRTVISGEVNVEILLKELKEVLPKESTIKLNLKSKKDIVILATKESHVLGDLLIRYLDGELNANIKAVIANHDYLRDLVEKFDIPFHCISADDMDRQTHEDLVIEKIKEYNPELIVLAKYMRILTPKFVHTFPKQVLNIHHSFLPAFIGANPYKQAHHRGVKIIGATAHYVTDDLDEGPIISQDVLRVDHTYSWEDMRMAGKNVEKVVLSNALQLLLEDRVFVFENKTVIL, from the coding sequence ATGAAAGAGTATATACTTCTTATTGATACTATTGATGCAAAAGGTTTAGTTTACAATATTTCTAAAATCCTTTTTGCTAACCACTTAAATATTGAACAAAATGCTGAGTTTGTTGATAAAGATACCAATAAATTTTTTATGAGAACAGTTATCTCTGGTGAAGTTAATGTAGAGATTTTGTTAAAAGAGTTAAAAGAGGTTCTTCCAAAAGAGTCAACAATAAAATTAAATTTAAAATCAAAAAAAGATATTGTAATTCTTGCAACTAAAGAGTCTCATGTTTTAGGAGATTTGCTCATTAGATATTTAGATGGTGAGTTAAATGCAAATATTAAAGCAGTAATTGCAAATCATGACTATTTAAGAGATTTAGTTGAAAAGTTTGATATCCCTTTTCATTGTATTAGTGCAGATGATATGGATAGACAAACCCACGAAGATTTAGTTATTGAGAAGATAAAAGAGTATAACCCAGAGCTTATAGTTTTAGCAAAATATATGAGAATATTAACTCCAAAATTTGTTCACACTTTTCCAAAACAAGTTTTAAATATCCATCACTCATTTTTACCTGCATTTATAGGAGCAAATCCATATAAACAAGCTCACCACAGAGGTGTTAAAATTATTGGTGCAACAGCTCACTATGTAACAGATGATTTAGATGAGGGTCCAATTATCTCTCAAGATGTTCTAAGAGTTGACCATACATACTCTTGGGAAGATATGAGAATGGCTGGAAAAAATGTTGAAAAAGTTGTACTTTCAAATGCTTTACAACTTCTTTTAGAAGATAGAGTTTTTGTATTTGAAAATAAAACAGTAATTTTATAA
- a CDS encoding malic enzyme-like NAD(P)-binding protein produces MSKAVTKEEALEYHQFPKPGKLAIETTTELKTQRDLSMAYTPGVAFPCLEIEENPENAYKYTAKRNLVAVISNGTAVLGLGNIGALASKPVMEGKSVLFKKFSAIDSFDIEVDEEDIDRFVDVCKAIAPTFGGINLEDIKSPECFEIERRLVEELNIPVMHDDQHGTAIITTAGLINACDIIKKNLEDLKVVVVGAGAAAISCARMYKAVGVKNIIMCDSKGVIHDKRDDLNKYKKEFSHPKPLSKIEAFRGADVVLGLSRPGTFTQEHISVMADEPIVFSLANPTPELFPEDVLAIRDKAIVGTGRSDFNNQVNNVIGFPFIFRGALDVQAKKINMAMKKAAAKAIADLAKKPVPDDIKAIFGDHLVYSKEYILPKPFDKRLIVEVSAAVAQAAVDTGVARVKSFNIEEYKEKLSKMI; encoded by the coding sequence ATGAGTAAAGCAGTTACGAAAGAAGAAGCATTAGAATATCATCAATTTCCAAAACCTGGTAAATTAGCTATTGAAACTACTACTGAATTAAAAACACAAAGAGATTTATCAATGGCATATACTCCAGGAGTAGCATTTCCATGCTTAGAGATTGAAGAAAATCCTGAAAATGCATATAAATACACAGCAAAAAGAAATCTTGTTGCTGTAATATCAAACGGTACAGCCGTACTAGGACTTGGTAATATTGGAGCATTGGCTTCAAAACCAGTTATGGAAGGAAAATCTGTACTATTTAAAAAATTCTCAGCTATTGACTCTTTTGATATTGAAGTTGATGAAGAAGATATTGATAGATTTGTTGATGTATGTAAAGCTATTGCACCTACATTTGGAGGAATTAACTTAGAAGATATAAAGTCACCTGAATGTTTTGAAATTGAGAGAAGACTTGTTGAAGAATTAAATATTCCAGTTATGCATGATGACCAACATGGAACAGCAATTATTACAACAGCAGGTTTAATCAATGCTTGTGATATTATTAAAAAGAATTTAGAAGATTTAAAAGTTGTTGTTGTTGGAGCAGGAGCTGCGGCTATCTCATGTGCTAGAATGTATAAAGCAGTTGGAGTTAAAAACATTATTATGTGTGACTCTAAAGGTGTAATTCATGATAAAAGAGATGATTTAAATAAATATAAAAAAGAGTTTTCTCATCCAAAACCATTATCAAAAATAGAAGCATTTAGAGGTGCAGATGTTGTATTAGGATTATCAAGACCAGGTACTTTTACACAAGAGCATATTTCAGTTATGGCTGATGAACCTATTGTATTTTCATTAGCAAATCCAACACCTGAACTGTTTCCTGAAGATGTTTTAGCTATTAGAGATAAAGCTATTGTTGGAACTGGAAGAAGTGACTTTAATAATCAAGTAAATAATGTAATTGGATTTCCTTTTATCTTTAGAGGGGCGCTTGATGTTCAAGCAAAAAAGATAAATATGGCAATGAAAAAAGCAGCAGCAAAAGCAATTGCAGATTTAGCTAAAAAACCAGTACCAGATGATATAAAAGCTATATTTGGAGATCATTTAGTTTACTCAAAAGAGTATATTTTACCTAAACCATTTGACAAAAGACTTATTGTTGAAGTTTCAGCTGCAGTTGCACAAGCAGCAGTTGATACAGGTGTTGCAAGAGTTAAAAGTTTTAACATTGAAGAGTATAAAGAGAAACTATCTAAAATGATTTAA
- the pgeF gene encoding peptidoglycan editing factor PgeF: MYDIFYTFTNKDEGNIAYHVPDKKENVDKNRLELANKFSFDIKKLISMNQVHGDNIVIVDENSPNIIDKCDAIITDKKGLTLMVMVADCIPILMFDKFKGVIAAVHAGRNSTFQNIAKKTALKMRDEFGSILENIEVVMGPSIQKCCYEVDEKLANIVKTSFGIEFENNRYIDLQGINRKQLSDIDVTNINITNICTKCSGVNFFSYRIDKNCGRFAGIISILS, from the coding sequence ATGTATGATATTTTTTATACCTTTACAAATAAAGACGAAGGAAATATAGCTTATCACGTACCTGACAAAAAAGAGAATGTAGACAAAAATAGATTAGAGTTGGCAAATAAGTTTAGTTTTGATATTAAAAAACTTATCTCAATGAATCAAGTTCATGGAGATAATATTGTAATTGTAGATGAAAATTCACCAAATATAATTGACAAATGTGATGCGATTATTACTGATAAAAAAGGTCTTACTCTTATGGTAATGGTTGCAGACTGCATACCAATATTAATGTTTGACAAATTTAAAGGTGTAATAGCAGCTGTTCATGCAGGAAGAAACTCTACTTTTCAAAACATAGCCAAAAAAACAGCACTTAAAATGAGAGATGAGTTTGGATCTATCTTGGAAAATATTGAAGTTGTAATGGGACCTTCTATTCAAAAATGTTGTTATGAAGTTGATGAAAAGTTAGCAAATATTGTAAAAACAAGTTTTGGAATAGAGTTTGAAAACAATAGATATATAGATTTGCAAGGAATTAATAGAAAACAATTAAGTGACATAGATGTGACAAATATAAATATTACTAATATTTGTACAAAATGTAGTGGAGTAAATTTTTTTTCATATAGAATTGATAAAAATTGTGGAAGGTTTGCAGGTATAATTTCGATATTATCGTAA
- a CDS encoding shikimate dehydrogenase, whose product MSDKKELFAIFGNPVEHSKSPQMHNAGFKKIDFNGNYIKHLVEDGNKIKEIFLENSYKGANITVPHKEYAYENADEVRGLAKDIKAVNTYINENGKVIAYNTDAPGFIKAIESFGGIKSVLLLGAGGTAKAISLALQKEKIEVTVLNRSENKLDFFKEHNIKCYSWENFQAKKYDLIVNSTSAGLKDEYLPCNKKLLETLFKTAKFAFDCVYGKITPFLALAKENNLEIKDGEDMLLYQGVLAFEYFTNTKASKELIEAMRKGLKEG is encoded by the coding sequence ATGTCAGATAAAAAAGAACTATTCGCAATATTTGGAAATCCAGTTGAGCACTCAAAATCTCCTCAAATGCACAATGCAGGTTTTAAGAAGATAGATTTTAATGGAAACTACATAAAACATTTAGTTGAAGATGGAAATAAAATAAAAGAGATTTTTTTAGAAAACTCTTACAAAGGAGCAAATATTACTGTTCCTCATAAAGAGTATGCTTATGAAAATGCAGATGAAGTAAGAGGCTTAGCAAAAGATATAAAAGCAGTTAATACTTATATAAATGAAAATGGAAAAGTAATAGCATATAACACTGATGCACCAGGTTTTATAAAAGCAATTGAGAGTTTTGGGGGAATAAAATCTGTACTACTTTTAGGAGCAGGAGGGACTGCAAAAGCCATTAGTTTAGCTTTACAAAAAGAAAAAATAGAAGTTACAGTTTTAAATAGAAGTGAAAATAAACTTGATTTTTTTAAAGAACACAATATTAAGTGCTACTCTTGGGAAAATTTTCAAGCAAAAAAATATGATTTAATAGTAAACTCTACAAGTGCAGGATTAAAAGATGAATATTTACCTTGCAATAAAAAGCTTTTAGAGACTCTTTTTAAAACTGCAAAATTTGCCTTTGATTGTGTATATGGGAAAATTACACCATTTTTAGCTTTGGCAAAAGAGAATAATCTAGAGATAAAAGATGGGGAAGATATGCTTTTATATCAAGGTGTTCTTGCATTTGAATACTTTACAAATACAAAAGCTTCTAAAGAGCTAATTGAAGCCATGAGAAAAGGTTTAAAAGAGGGATAA
- a CDS encoding diguanylate cyclase, with protein sequence MGKKEIVNRVFLFVLFIVCEAGLILQIDKYYDDKKEELLKQNISNIEAQFRIVNKNLTELADSSFRGFIDREEILEVFAKRDREALFNLLKTDYLYLSSLGFKQIDFHLPNNISFLRMHRPEKFGDDLSSFRYTVEYTNRLQKGINGFEIGRVLPGIRNLFPLFFKGEYIGSVELSFGLDKFENEIEKVYGIYTHSLIKKSDFDKMVFLEEKQNYKLSAENSDYVELKEDEGRDFFNKITFNKEFYERVAKGLKSQKFFNLELPNEHYIVSFLPIVSPKGESIIYFVFYEKSQDLKLFEEHRHDRTVLFSLILIVVFFLLYQLMKIQELTLRSKKDIEKEKSRYKDLMNLASDGIHILDKNGNIYESNQAFANMLGYTYEEVLKLNIKDFDTNNYNPKEVEIKIDKAEVFNVKHKRKDGTTFDAQINAKWIQLEGEEYLYSSSRDITQERNAYKKLQKFIDLQDNIVVVSDSIEINYANKKFFIFLGFKSLEDFKKKFNCICDLFVQNDRFFHLGKIENGENWIEHLEKIPHSKRIVGMLMYDYTIHAFAVTVNKFEDGYYILTFTDITQTMLKHIELEDKTIHDKLTNALNREYFEQNYKLLIKNFTQNSSKLGLAFIDIDHFKSVNDTFGHDVGDIVLMDFVKTVQKYSRENDILIRWGGEEFVFIFKTDSLNGLIKALEHIRVVVELEEFKVVKHITCSIGATLYIEDESIEQTIKRADEAVYKAKKAGRNRLEIVN encoded by the coding sequence TTGGGAAAAAAAGAGATAGTAAATCGAGTTTTTCTTTTTGTTCTTTTTATAGTATGCGAAGCAGGGCTTATCTTGCAAATAGACAAGTATTATGATGATAAAAAAGAAGAGCTTCTTAAACAAAATATTTCTAATATTGAAGCCCAGTTTAGAATAGTAAATAAAAATTTAACAGAGTTAGCAGATAGCTCTTTTAGAGGTTTTATTGATAGAGAAGAGATTCTTGAAGTTTTTGCAAAAAGAGATAGAGAAGCTCTATTTAATCTATTAAAAACTGACTATTTATATCTCTCTTCTTTAGGTTTTAAACAGATAGATTTTCATCTTCCAAATAATATTTCATTTTTAAGAATGCATAGACCTGAAAAGTTTGGAGATGATCTTAGCTCTTTTAGATATACAGTTGAATATACCAATAGATTACAAAAAGGAATAAATGGATTTGAAATAGGTAGAGTCCTTCCTGGAATAAGAAATCTTTTTCCTCTTTTTTTTAAAGGTGAGTATATAGGAAGTGTGGAACTCTCTTTTGGTTTGGATAAATTTGAAAATGAGATAGAGAAAGTTTATGGAATATATACCCATTCTTTAATCAAAAAAAGTGATTTTGATAAAATGGTATTCCTTGAAGAGAAGCAGAATTATAAGCTAAGTGCTGAAAATAGTGATTATGTAGAGCTAAAAGAAGATGAAGGTAGAGATTTTTTTAATAAGATAACTTTTAATAAAGAATTTTATGAAAGAGTTGCTAAAGGCTTAAAAAGTCAGAAATTTTTTAATCTTGAATTACCAAATGAGCACTATATTGTATCTTTTTTGCCTATAGTTAGTCCTAAGGGAGAGAGTATCATCTATTTTGTTTTTTATGAAAAAAGTCAAGATTTAAAGCTTTTTGAAGAACATAGACATGATAGAACAGTATTATTCTCTTTAATTTTAATTGTAGTTTTTTTCTTGCTGTATCAATTAATGAAAATTCAGGAGTTAACCTTAAGATCTAAAAAAGATATAGAAAAAGAGAAAAGTCGATATAAAGATTTAATGAATTTAGCAAGTGATGGGATACATATCCTTGATAAAAATGGAAATATTTATGAATCAAACCAAGCTTTTGCAAATATGTTAGGATACACCTACGAAGAGGTTTTGAAATTAAATATAAAAGATTTTGATACAAATAATTACAATCCAAAAGAAGTTGAAATAAAGATTGATAAAGCAGAGGTTTTTAATGTTAAACATAAAAGGAAAGATGGTACAACTTTTGATGCCCAAATAAATGCAAAATGGATTCAACTTGAAGGTGAAGAGTATTTATATTCTTCATCAAGGGATATAACACAAGAGAGAAATGCTTATAAAAAGCTTCAAAAATTTATAGACTTACAAGATAATATTGTTGTTGTATCTGATTCAATAGAGATAAATTATGCAAATAAAAAGTTTTTTATATTTTTAGGTTTTAAATCTTTGGAAGATTTCAAGAAAAAATTTAATTGTATATGTGATCTATTTGTTCAAAATGATAGATTTTTTCATCTTGGAAAAATAGAAAACGGTGAAAATTGGATAGAGCATTTAGAGAAAATTCCTCACTCAAAAAGAATTGTAGGAATGTTAATGTATGACTATACAATCCATGCTTTTGCTGTTACTGTAAATAAGTTTGAAGATGGTTATTATATTTTAACTTTTACAGATATTACACAAACTATGTTAAAACATATTGAGTTGGAAGATAAAACAATTCATGATAAATTAACCAATGCTTTAAATAGAGAATATTTTGAACAAAACTATAAATTGTTAATTAAAAACTTTACTCAAAATAGTTCTAAACTCGGTCTTGCATTTATTGATATTGACCATTTTAAATCAGTAAATGATACATTTGGCCATGATGTTGGAGATATTGTTCTAATGGATTTTGTTAAAACAGTACAAAAGTATTCAAGGGAAAATGATATTCTAATTAGATGGGGTGGAGAAGAGTTTGTTTTTATTTTTAAAACAGACTCTTTAAATGGTTTAATTAAAGCATTAGAGCATATAAGAGTTGTTGTTGAACTAGAAGAATTCAAAGTAGTTAAACATATAACTTGTTCAATAGGTGCCACATTATATATTGAAGATGAAAGTATTGAACAAACTATAAAAAGAGCAGATGAAGCAGTATATAAAGCAAAAAAAGCAGGAAGAAATAGGCTTGAAATTGTAAATTAA
- a CDS encoding 3'-5' exonuclease, producing MIIIDFETNTMNPQDVIEAAAVKLELVNNEFKVVDKFHRYYLSRYPVNPYSYEVHRLTPEKILAHRNGASYSSYFSEDLEFIEFCRGVKTLIAHNINFELRHLEGLVRFEKHFCTMKENKNIVKAINRNGSIKNPKLDETCLFYGIDFDPLSYHSATYDVSKTYEILKKMNKSF from the coding sequence ATGATTATTATAGATTTTGAAACAAATACAATGAATCCCCAAGATGTTATTGAAGCAGCAGCTGTGAAGTTGGAATTAGTTAACAATGAATTTAAAGTTGTAGATAAATTTCATAGATATTATCTTTCACGATATCCTGTAAATCCTTACTCATATGAAGTTCATAGATTAACTCCTGAAAAAATTCTTGCCCATAGAAATGGTGCTAGTTATAGCTCATATTTTAGTGAAGATCTAGAGTTTATAGAGTTTTGTAGAGGTGTTAAAACTCTTATTGCACACAATATAAATTTTGAATTAAGACATTTAGAAGGATTAGTAAGATTTGAAAAACATTTTTGTACTATGAAAGAGAATAAAAATATAGTCAAAGCAATAAATAGAAATGGAAGTATAAAAAATCCAAAATTGGATGAGACTTGCCTTTTTTATGGAATTGATTTTGATCCTTTGTCATATCACAGTGCAACATATGATGTAAGTAAAACCTATGAAATTCTCAAGAAGATGAATAAGAGTTTTTAG
- a CDS encoding metallophosphoesterase, with product MSENKIYIIGDVHGCFKTLIALIKKLPKNARICFVGDLIDRGSNSSKVVDFVKKNNFDCVLGNHELFMIEDTPKILENRDYMLESKWIQRAGGYSTLKSYNRIDKIQSDVEYFKNLPLFIEYKDIKTKDGRYLVVSHSSVEENWKFRDYPIDSFEYEEFKHSTLFSRYKNYDNKEIYNVYGHTPTTEPIIKEFRAQIDLGCCYSKNIGLIPRLCALEFPSLELITQENIED from the coding sequence ATGTCAGAAAATAAGATATATATTATTGGTGATGTTCATGGCTGTTTTAAAACCCTTATAGCTTTAATAAAAAAACTTCCCAAAAATGCAAGAATCTGTTTTGTTGGTGATTTGATTGACAGAGGTTCAAACTCTTCTAAAGTTGTTGATTTTGTTAAAAAAAACAATTTTGACTGTGTTTTAGGAAATCATGAACTTTTTATGATTGAAGATACTCCTAAAATACTTGAAAACAGAGATTATATGCTTGAATCAAAATGGATTCAAAGGGCAGGGGGCTACTCAACTTTAAAATCCTATAATAGAATAGATAAAATCCAAAGTGATGTGGAATATTTTAAAAACTTACCCCTATTTATTGAGTATAAAGATATAAAAACTAAAGATGGCAGATATTTGGTTGTTTCCCATTCAAGTGTTGAAGAGAATTGGAAGTTTAGAGATTATCCAATAGACTCTTTTGAGTATGAAGAGTTTAAACATAGCACACTATTTTCCAGATATAAAAACTATGACAACAAAGAGATATATAATGTATATGGACATACCCCAACAACAGAACCAATAATCAAAGAGTTTAGAGCTCAAATTGATTTAGGATGCTGCTACTCAAAAAATATAGGTTTGATCCCAAGGCTTTGTGCTTTGGAGTTTCCATCTTTAGAGTTAATAACGCAGGAGAATATTGAGGATTAA
- a CDS encoding UPF0323 family lipoprotein — translation MKNKNIKKFANYAVIGGLGAFLISGLTGCDNKGSNNQNQGQSDAFSQASQKQAAFVIIEQTEEGKYKIAEEFPASKNTIVLRSPDGTERILSQEEIDKLVKDEAAKIDAGTSGLTNPQMSSDMGLGGVLLSSIAGAMLGSWIGNKLFNNQNYQNQRSAQYKSPQTYSRSQSSFSKTPSTSTSSTKKTGFFGSSSGSSKSGSFSGSGSSSFGG, via the coding sequence TTGAAAAATAAAAATATTAAGAAATTTGCAAATTATGCTGTTATTGGTGGACTTGGTGCATTTTTGATTTCAGGACTTACAGGTTGTGATAACAAAGGTTCAAATAATCAAAATCAAGGGCAAAGTGATGCTTTTTCACAAGCTAGTCAAAAACAAGCAGCTTTTGTAATTATTGAACAAACAGAAGAGGGAAAATATAAAATTGCAGAGGAGTTTCCTGCTTCAAAAAATACAATTGTTTTAAGAAGCCCAGATGGAACTGAAAGAATTTTATCTCAAGAAGAGATTGATAAGTTAGTTAAAGATGAGGCAGCAAAAATTGATGCAGGAACCTCAGGCTTAACAAATCCACAAATGAGTAGTGATATGGGGCTTGGAGGAGTTTTATTATCATCTATTGCAGGAGCAATGCTTGGTTCATGGATAGGAAATAAACTATTTAACAATCAAAACTATCAAAATCAAAGATCTGCACAATATAAATCACCACAAACATATAGTAGATCTCAAAGTTCATTTAGTAAAACTCCTTCAACTTCTACAAGTAGTACTAAAAAAACTGGCTTTTTTGGAAGTAGTTCGGGAAGCTCTAAATCTGGCTCTTTCTCTGGAAGTGGCTCTTCTTCGTTTGGTGGTTAA
- a CDS encoding glutathionylspermidine synthase family protein — MKLKKLQPLTNDYLESIGFVWHTDIDNSSYVANEVVEISEEEANTYYEACNELYDMFCEAGEYVIENNLFHEINIPFNLVEIIKESWENDVHWHLYSRFDLAGGVDGKPIKLLEFNADTPTSLFETAIIQWALLKANNLENVSQFNNLYEALKENFKRIITLDTDTNKFEEYYSKLNWKILFSSISSSSEDINTTKLLQHIASEAGFNTDFEYIENVQFSDEGIFKDEEAFEFWFKLIPWENIAIEEGELAVLLTEIVKEKKAIIFNPAYTLMFQSKGFMKILWDLFPNHPLLLETSFEPLENKKQVEKRCFGREGANIKIINSDGSIELETSGEYEGHRAIYQEYVELPKDMEGNSYQAGVFYAYEACALGFRRGEKILNNMSKFVGHIIK, encoded by the coding sequence ATGAAACTAAAAAAATTACAACCATTAACCAATGATTATTTAGAATCGATTGGTTTTGTATGGCATACGGATATTGATAACAGCTCTTATGTGGCAAATGAAGTTGTGGAGATTAGTGAAGAGGAAGCTAATACTTACTATGAAGCTTGTAATGAACTATATGATATGTTTTGTGAAGCTGGAGAGTATGTAATAGAAAACAACCTATTCCATGAGATAAATATACCTTTTAACTTAGTTGAGATTATAAAAGAGTCATGGGAAAATGATGTTCATTGGCATTTATACTCTAGATTTGATTTAGCTGGAGGAGTAGATGGGAAACCAATTAAACTATTAGAGTTTAATGCAGATACACCAACTTCACTTTTTGAAACAGCAATTATTCAATGGGCACTATTAAAAGCAAATAACCTTGAAAATGTAAGTCAATTTAATAATTTGTATGAAGCATTAAAAGAGAATTTTAAAAGAATTATCACCCTTGATACAGACACAAACAAATTTGAAGAGTACTACTCAAAACTTAATTGGAAAATACTCTTCTCTTCAATATCTAGTTCAAGTGAAGATATAAATACAACAAAACTTTTACAACATATTGCAAGTGAGGCTGGATTTAATACAGACTTCGAATATATTGAAAATGTTCAATTTAGTGATGAAGGTATTTTTAAAGATGAGGAAGCTTTTGAATTTTGGTTTAAACTTATTCCTTGGGAAAATATAGCTATTGAAGAGGGAGAACTTGCAGTTCTTTTAACTGAAATAGTAAAAGAGAAAAAAGCAATTATCTTTAATCCTGCATATACTTTAATGTTCCAATCAAAAGGTTTTATGAAAATTCTTTGGGATCTTTTTCCAAACCATCCACTTCTTTTAGAGACCTCTTTTGAACCATTAGAGAATAAAAAACAGGTTGAAAAAAGATGTTTTGGAAGAGAAGGAGCAAATATTAAAATTATAAATAGTGATGGCTCTATTGAATTAGAAACAAGTGGAGAGTATGAAGGGCATAGAGCTATTTATCAAGAGTATGTGGAACTTCCAAAAGATATGGAAGGAAACTCTTACCAAGCTGGTGTTTTCTATGCTTATGAAGCTTGTGCTTTAGGCTTTAGAAGAGGTGAAAAAATTTTAAATAATATGTCTAAATTTGTAGGGCATATTATAAAGTAA
- a CDS encoding PepSY-associated TM helix domain-containing protein — MKKSLSNMMRSLHRDLGYFFIGVTLLYSITGFILSARSLGWFKVEYNFTTFISKDIQKDHFKKQLIVEAKNGKFDKIYTKETFKAVEKNIKNLEYKGEENYILHFNRSGKFDIKYNQITGESQIKYKDYPPYLKLFTNTHMTNNENVWFYLALVYSVVLAFFAISAMFIVKGKYGFKRRGVYLTSLGFLTVFIFIYFSFYN; from the coding sequence ATGAAAAAGTCATTAAGCAATATGATGCGATCTCTTCATAGGGATTTAGGATATTTCTTTATTGGAGTTACATTGCTTTACTCTATTACAGGTTTTATCCTTTCAGCTAGGAGCCTTGGTTGGTTTAAAGTTGAATATAATTTTACAACGTTTATTTCAAAAGATATTCAAAAAGATCACTTTAAAAAGCAACTTATTGTAGAAGCAAAAAATGGAAAGTTTGATAAGATTTATACAAAAGAGACTTTTAAAGCAGTGGAAAAAAATATAAAAAATTTGGAGTATAAGGGGGAAGAAAATTATATTTTACATTTTAATAGAAGTGGAAAATTTGATATAAAATATAATCAAATAACAGGTGAATCTCAAATAAAATATAAAGATTATCCACCATATTTAAAATTGTTTACAAACACCCATATGACAAATAATGAAAATGTATGGTTTTATCTTGCTTTAGTTTATAGTGTAGTATTGGCTTTTTTTGCCATCTCTGCTATGTTTATTGTAAAAGGAAAATATGGTTTTAAAAGAAGAGGGGTTTATCTTACCTCTTTAGGGTTTTTAACTGTGTTTATTTTTATATATTTTTCTTTTTATAATTAA